The stretch of DNA TCAATCAAGGGGGCAACGGAGATAAACGATGCTGAAATGGCGTGCGGCTGCACGGACTGATGCGGGTTGCCAGCGTCAGAGGAACGAAGATAATTACTACGTAAGCCCAGATAATCGGGTTTTTGCGGTTGCTGACGGTATGGGCGGCGCGGTTGGTGGCGCGAAGGCAAGCAAGCTTGCTGTCGAAGCCATTGAAAAGCGCTGGAAAGAGACGCCACCGCCTTCTTCTGATCGCGAATCCATTCAAAAATGGTTACTTGAAACCGTCACCCAGGCCAACCAATCTGTTTGGCACGAAGCCGAGGAAGACTCGACTGTAAGGGGTATGGGAACCACCGTGGTAGTAGCGGTGCAGGGCGATGACAATTACCTCGAAATCGCGCATGTGGGCGATTCCCGAGCTTATCTATTGAGAGACGGCAAACCGACCCTCCTCACCAACGATCACTCGGTCGTACAGGAGATGGTTAGAGCCGGACGCTTGACAGAAGAGCAGGCCAGAATCAACCCTTACAAAAACTTAATCACGCGCTGCCTGGGTCATGAGGAAAAGGTCGAAGTCGATCAAACTCCTGTTGAGCTGAAGCGCGGTGATTGGATCGTTCTCTGTTCTGACGGCTTGCCGACGGTGCTTAGAGACGAGCAGATCTGCGACGTTGTCAGCACGACGCATGAACCTGATGGGGTTTGCGAAGAGCTGGTCAAACTAACGCTGGACGGCGGTGCGCCGGACAACGTTACAGTCGTTGTAGTGAACTATTTCGACGATTCTGACAACGGAAACAAGTAGAAGTTCATGTCAATGAGCGGCAAACAATGCGCACGTTGCGGTGGGGCGATCGACCCTGATGGCAGGTGCACCGTTTGCGGCATCACGCAACCGGTGGGCGTCGGTTCGAATCCTGGTCAGGGACCGGGCAACGATTTGAACGGCGCTCAGGGTCAGAGTCAAGGTGGCGCTGAACTCTACGGGATGCAAGGAGGCGGCGCTCGACGCGAGTCGAAACAGTCGCGACCAGCATTCTTGTTCAATAAACTGACTAATGACCGCTTTGCCCTGACTCAATCAGTCAGTAAAATCGGACGCGACCAAACCAACAATATCTCGCTCACAGCCGACCACTATATATCTCGCCACCACGCCTGGGTGCTGCAAATGCAGGGCGGTTTCTGGGTGGAGGACCTGGGCAGTACCAACGGTACGCTTCTAAACGGTGAGATTCTTACCGAGCGTAGACAAATTTTCCCAGGCGATCGAATTACATTCGGCAAAACCGAAATGATCTTCGTACTGGAATAGCAATGACTGGCGATTTTGGTCGGTACAAAATTCTCGCTGAAATTGGGCGAGGAGGAATGGGCATCGTCTACCAGGCGCTCGATCAGCGTGACAACACGCTGGTGGCTATCAAGCAGCTGGTCATGACAAATATCGACCCGGCCAAAGAACAAGAGTTTCGCGACCGTTTCAAACGCGAGGCGGCTACGGCGTCTCGATTGAAACATCCCAACATTGTCACCGTATATGATGTCTCGACTGATTCCGGCACATATTTTTATGTCATGGAGTATCTGGAAGGACACAGCTTGAGAAAAGAGCTTGAACTCAAAGGCGGGCGCCTGACACCGCAACAATACTGGCCCATTTTTGCTCAGGTCGTGGAAGGACTGTCCTTTGCCCACAGTATGAATGTAGTGCATCGCGATGTGAAGCCAGACAACATCTTTCTGCTCAACGATGGGCGAGTAAAAATAACCGACTTCGGCATCGCTCGCTCTGCTGATGACTTTGAACAGACAAACTTGACGAAAACCGGCGTCATGATGGGCACTCTGGCTTACGTCTCGCCTGAGCAACTGCAAGACGCAAAAAACGTCGATCATCGCGCCGACATTTTTTCTCTCGGTGTTGTCAGTTACGAGTCATTGTCAGGAGTGGTACCATTCACCGGCGATGGTATCGCCCAGACAATCGTCAAAATCGTTTCACAAGAAGAAAAGCCGCTCCACATCTTGATTCCATACATCAATCTGGAAACCTCCGCAGCGGTGACAAAAGCACTGCGAAAGCGAGCAAGAGAAAGATTTCGTTCGGTTAAAGAATTCGCCAGGGACTTTCAAAAATCACTTGGCGATCAAGCCGCTGACATTTCCTCGATCGCACCGGTCTCAATGCCGGCACCCGGCTCAGGAGGCGGACATAACACTGACCCGGGCGGGTACCAGCTGCCTGAAAGCATTCGTCAGTTGCGTAATCAGAGTGCTCAAACAGATCACAATACTCCCACTGATTTCGGTCAAAGAACCAACTATGTCGGTGAAATTGACACAGCCCAAACGATTGCACCAACATCTGCTCTCAATTTCAAGGCTCCGGAAATTTCGCTCAAAAGCCGCGCTGCACCAGCTCCGCAAGAATCGCGGCCAAGCAAACCAATCCACATTTTTGATACTCATGGCAAGAACCAGGCCAAACTCGTAGAACCGTCTGTGGTTTGCTACAGATCTGGACGTGTCATCGTCGGCGATACCGCAACTCGTAAAGTGCACGTCTATTCATTCGAAGGACGCTGGGTTGGAGACCTGGTCGTCACAGATACCGACACTAAAACACGTGGCGGCTCTCTCACCAAACCTAGTGGCATAGCGATCGACTTGAAGGGGCGAGTATATGTCGTCGACAGCAGCGATCCATACGTGCGTGTATTCGACAGCAAGGGCGTATTCGTCAAAGAATTTTGCAACATTCAGGGCAAAGAGGGCGGATTACAAGGGATTGCCGTAGACTCGACCGGTCTGATTTATCTTTCAGATATAACCAACGCTTGCATTCAGGTTTTTCAATCTGAACTGGGTCTGTGGATGCGCAAAATCGATTGTAAAGGCAAAACCGAGTCCGATTTGCAACTGCCGTCAGGCATCGCCATTGATCGCGCCAACCAACTGTACTGTGCTGACTACGGTGCCTCCCGGATTTTCGTATTCAATAAGTCAGGCAGCTTGCTGCGCTCATTTGGCAGCAAAGGCAACGGGCCAGGCCAGTTCAACGTTCCAAGAAGCGTCGCCGTCGATAAAAACGATAAAATTTATGTGCTTGATTCACTTAATCATCGCATTCAAGTCTTTGGCCCGACCGGGAATTTGTTCTATATTTTTGGCGGCAGAGGAAGCGAGCCAGGTAAATTCATCGGACCGTCAGATATAAGCATCGACCCCGAAAATAGCTTTCTCTACGTGGCAGACAAGGGTAACCAGCGCATCCAAGTGTTTGAGCTTTCACAAAATTGAAACAGACTGCACAGCCAAACGGCAAGTTAGTGCTTGCCTCTACATCGCCACGCCGAAAAGACTTACTGACGGCGCTCGGATTGACCTTTCAAGTGCTGCCGAGCACCATCGACGAGATTATGGATCCAGCATTGGCGCCCGAGGAACTGGTGCTAAATTTAGCTCAGCAAAAAACTGCTGATGTTTTCAAAAGCCTTTCAGCTAAGTCGAGAGATGAGCGACTCCTTGTTTTGGGCGCAGATACTATCGTAGTTTTAGACGGAAATTTTCTCGGAAAACCCACCGATCGAGCCGAAGCAATAGATATGCTAAAAAGACTTTCAGGGCGAGCTCACGAAGTCTACACGGGCGTCTGGCTCATTGTTCGCGAAGAGGACGGACGGGTAATCGAAAGTCATAGTTGCGAACGATCAAAAGTCTTTTTCAGGTCGCTGGATGAGCGTGAGCTGGAAGCCTATGTCGATACGGGCGAACCTATGGACAAAGCCGGCGCCTATGCTCTGCAAGGTATAGGCGCAGCCTTGATCGAAAAAATTGAGGGCTCGCATACCAACATCGTCGGCTTGCCAATACCAAATGTGGTATCACTGCTGCGCGATAGTGGATATCTGATACTTGGCTTGCCGTAACGCTATCAGCTAATTAAACCGCCTTAATCGCAGTTTAGCAAAGTGAAGAACCAGGGTTTTTAACGAGCGCGCCGATCCTATAATGTGTTAACGTCTACTATGACCGTTTGAGGGGTTACTGGAGTGCGCAGACGAGACTTCACGACAGCATTTAGCCTGACCGTCATTAGCTCATTTTTGACGTGCGGAGCAGGTTTTGCAGCGGATGCAGACCCATCATTGGACCAGATGTTCTCAGACCCCGCCGTGACTGAAAAAAAGGCAGGTGGAGCGACAGAATCCAGCTCAGTAGAGGCATCTGGCGGTGCCGGTAGTGGTCCAGCGCCACTCTGTTCTATCGACGCGTTAAAACAGAGTGCCTTGATTAAAACCGGTGGCTGGCCAGGCATTGGACCGTTCAAAGGCGACGGCAGCGAGTACGTCGACGCAGGACAAAATCGACTAAAAATCGAATCGGCAAAAGACAAAATTACTAGCGCGGAGCTGCGCTTAAACAATCAGAACAAGAATACTGCCATCTTTAATCTAGAGATGAGCGCAGACTTCTTGCTTGAATCGCTGGGAGCCAAAGAAGCACGGATTTCAGATTTTAACGGGCAGCTCGAAAAGTCAAGAGTCCAACTATTACAGAGTAGTGAGTCCAAACCCCTTAACCTTTCGGCTGGTAGTTATGTTGTTAACTTGCACCCGGAACAAGATAAAACAGCTGCAGACAAATACTCATTCGTTATAAAAGTAAGCAGCAAAGACGCCAGCTCAGATTTGCTTAAACAGCATCCGCCAGAAAGTGCAACCGACTCGACTGACACTGACACAACCCCGTCTCGCGTCGCTTCTAATCCAGACAAGCAATCTGACACGACCGAAAACGGTTGGGAAACGTCCAAGCGCACAACAACCACGACAGCGTCTAAAACGCCACGTACAACGATTGCGTCGCCACCGGGACTGAGCTTTGGCATTGAGACACCAAAAGCTACAAGAACGACAGGATCGACACCGACCAAGATTGCTACAGCCACACCCCAGAGACCTCCAGTGACAAGCCCAAATACTGCGTCTCAAGCGACTGCATCGAGTCAGCCGACAACAACGGATAGCTCAAATCCTGATGAAACCAGTACAGCACCAGCAGCTCCAACCAGTTTGAAAGATACATTCAGAGAAGTTATCTTCAACTGGCAGAAACTGAAAAAGGTAGCCGTAAGGCAAAGAGACACTTCAGAGCTTTCCACTGCGCTGTCAGGAAAAGCCCTGATACGTCAGTCTGACGCAATCAAATGGCTGCAAACAAACAAAAAATACTACGACATGAACCCGAGATCGGTTGTCGTTGATCGCTACAACGAGCTCGTAAAAGGGCAGAAGTATGCCGTTTTTGCACAGGTGAAAGAATCAAGCAAGTATATGGATGAACCGACCGGACAGGTCATCAAAGACAGCGAAGACACTTACAATGTCAACTATACAATCGAAAAATCAGGAGACAAATGGTTGATTAGCGATTCTGCAATCGTGACGCAACCTGGTAAGAACAAGACTAGATAGATTCTGTCGGCAAGCCGGCACTAGAAAGCCCACAATTGACACTGCCAAATCGCACTAGCAAACAGATTCGTAACTCCAAGTCAACTTTAGCTCTCGCTCTTGGCTGCGCTGTAGCCGCCGGGTCGTCGCTGATGGTTCTAGCAGACAAACCTATCGCAGCGCAGTCGAGTCTCACCCTGGGCACGCGGTCAACCCTTCCGGTGGCAGCTCAAGCCGCGCCCTCGACAAGTATTCAATCGACCACAGCAGACAATCAAAACGCAAATCTTCTTTCTCTTAAAGATGAACAGGGAAAAGAAGTAAAACCTTCAGCGGTGCTCTCCGTTAACAATGACCTCTTGTTTCTCACGCCCAGATGCCTGTGGATATGTCCTGACGGCATAACGAATCTGAAAAACGGATTGGAATTAGCGCTCAAAAAGATTGAGCCGCCAAAAGCGTTTGGCAATGTAAAAATTCAAGAATTCAATAATTTTGCAGCCTGCCCGGGTCGTGCGTCGATAATCGTTCTCGATAAATCAGGTGACCTCTACGAATACTCGCCTCGCTCAAATAAGTGGCAGCTATTTCGTTCCAACCTGCCATTTCTGCAAGGGCAACCAGACCCTGAATTCATAGACTTAGCCGTTGCCGGAAAGACGGTCATGTTGCTTGACCCAGAGCGCAATCAAATCTGGCAAACGCCCGGTGGTCCGGCGAAAATGAACAGATATTTGAACGACACGCTGCCCTGGAGAATCAAGCCCGGCGATACTTACGTAGGCGATGGACTGTCTATGTCCAGCGACGAAAGTTCCATATTCATAGTCAAGAAATTTGGCAATATCTTCAAATTCAGCACCGAAGTTGGTGCCCCAGGCACGCATCAGATGCCTTTCAAGTACACTCGAGTCGCAGGCATGCGACCATCCAGAATCCTCACAGGACCCGGGATGCCGCTCTTCATTACAGAGCGCGAAAACAATCGAGTCCTTGTAATTGATAAAGCCACAGGACGCGTAGCGCAATTCCTATTCGCTAAAAACAGCGACCTGCGCGGTCTCATTCCTACAAGCGACGGCTTTTGGATTCTCAATGGCGGACGATTGCAGCAACGCAAGCTGGCTCAACCAGACAGCATGAAGGTAGCATTCAAACGTCACAGCAACGATGAGCGACTCGATGGCATGATCATTCCAATTAAAGGAGTTGCCCTGCCTCGTCACGTTGGTGTCTTCCCTGGTGCCCGCAGACTATACCGATTCGGAATACATGAGGGCATGGACTTCTTCCTCGACCCGGGCAGCCGCACCAAAGTGGCGATGAATACGCAAGTGCGCGCCGCTGACGGGGGTAAAGTCTTACGCAGCGATGTCAATTTCAAAGACATGAACGCCGCACAATTCAACAAAGTCATGAACGAATGCTATCGAGAGCACCGCACCTCTGACCACAATGAAGACCTGTTCCGCGGTTGCCAGGTCTGGATAAGCCATGGCAACGGCATTGTCACCCGTTATGCCCACCTGAACAAGGTGAACCCCCAGGTCAAAAAGGATCAACAGGTGGCTCGCGGCGATTTGATTGGATTTGTCGGAGTTTCCGGCACTGGTCAGAACCTGCCAGGTAGAGCTAAATATCCGCACTTGCATTTTGAAATATGGCTGGACGGCAAGTACCTGGGCTGGGGCATGACTCCGGCGGAGACAATGGGCGTTTACGAGGATATTTTCGGAAACGGAGTAGGTGAATAGAGATGTACAAATGCACGTATTCCGAAACCATTACTCGGACTGCTGTATCGATACTAGCTGCGCTCTCTCTATCAATATGCACCGCAGCCTCCGGCATCTCCAAAACCTCGACCTATCGAACCCACAGAACTTCCCACGCAGACAAAGAACTTGTCGCGGCTTTTCCGTTTCGCAAACATAAGAATGAAAGCAAGTCGAACGAAACAAAAACTGCACAGCCAAATTCGGAGTCGAACGCTGGAACAACTTCATCTCAAAATTCAAACAGTACAACAGAAACTGATTCAAAAATAAATTCCGCAGCAAACCAACCAGCGGAAGCAAACGGTGAAAAACCAGAATCCAAGCCAGGCGAAGTTGTACCGGGCA from Candidatus Melainabacteria bacterium encodes:
- a CDS encoding M23 family metallopeptidase, whose product is MTLPNRTSKQIRNSKSTLALALGCAVAAGSSLMVLADKPIAAQSSLTLGTRSTLPVAAQAAPSTSIQSTTADNQNANLLSLKDEQGKEVKPSAVLSVNNDLLFLTPRCLWICPDGITNLKNGLELALKKIEPPKAFGNVKIQEFNNFAACPGRASIIVLDKSGDLYEYSPRSNKWQLFRSNLPFLQGQPDPEFIDLAVAGKTVMLLDPERNQIWQTPGGPAKMNRYLNDTLPWRIKPGDTYVGDGLSMSSDESSIFIVKKFGNIFKFSTEVGAPGTHQMPFKYTRVAGMRPSRILTGPGMPLFITERENNRVLVIDKATGRVAQFLFAKNSDLRGLIPTSDGFWILNGGRLQQRKLAQPDSMKVAFKRHSNDERLDGMIIPIKGVALPRHVGVFPGARRLYRFGIHEGMDFFLDPGSRTKVAMNTQVRAADGGKVLRSDVNFKDMNAAQFNKVMNECYREHRTSDHNEDLFRGCQVWISHGNGIVTRYAHLNKVNPQVKKDQQVARGDLIGFVGVSGTGQNLPGRAKYPHLHFEIWLDGKYLGWGMTPAETMGVYEDIFGNGVGE
- a CDS encoding FHA domain-containing protein — protein: MSMSGKQCARCGGAIDPDGRCTVCGITQPVGVGSNPGQGPGNDLNGAQGQSQGGAELYGMQGGGARRESKQSRPAFLFNKLTNDRFALTQSVSKIGRDQTNNISLTADHYISRHHAWVLQMQGGFWVEDLGSTNGTLLNGEILTERRQIFPGDRITFGKTEMIFVLE
- a CDS encoding septum formation inhibitor Maf; this translates as MKQTAQPNGKLVLASTSPRRKDLLTALGLTFQVLPSTIDEIMDPALAPEELVLNLAQQKTADVFKSLSAKSRDERLLVLGADTIVVLDGNFLGKPTDRAEAIDMLKRLSGRAHEVYTGVWLIVREEDGRVIESHSCERSKVFFRSLDERELEAYVDTGEPMDKAGAYALQGIGAALIEKIEGSHTNIVGLPIPNVVSLLRDSGYLILGLP
- a CDS encoding DUF4101 domain-containing protein; amino-acid sequence: MRRRDFTTAFSLTVISSFLTCGAGFAADADPSLDQMFSDPAVTEKKAGGATESSSVEASGGAGSGPAPLCSIDALKQSALIKTGGWPGIGPFKGDGSEYVDAGQNRLKIESAKDKITSAELRLNNQNKNTAIFNLEMSADFLLESLGAKEARISDFNGQLEKSRVQLLQSSESKPLNLSAGSYVVNLHPEQDKTAADKYSFVIKVSSKDASSDLLKQHPPESATDSTDTDTTPSRVASNPDKQSDTTENGWETSKRTTTTTASKTPRTTIASPPGLSFGIETPKATRTTGSTPTKIATATPQRPPVTSPNTASQATASSQPTTTDSSNPDETSTAPAAPTSLKDTFREVIFNWQKLKKVAVRQRDTSELSTALSGKALIRQSDAIKWLQTNKKYYDMNPRSVVVDRYNELVKGQKYAVFAQVKESSKYMDEPTGQVIKDSEDTYNVNYTIEKSGDKWLISDSAIVTQPGKNKTR
- a CDS encoding Stp1/IreP family PP2C-type Ser/Thr phosphatase; its protein translation is MLKWRAAARTDAGCQRQRNEDNYYVSPDNRVFAVADGMGGAVGGAKASKLAVEAIEKRWKETPPPSSDRESIQKWLLETVTQANQSVWHEAEEDSTVRGMGTTVVVAVQGDDNYLEIAHVGDSRAYLLRDGKPTLLTNDHSVVQEMVRAGRLTEEQARINPYKNLITRCLGHEEKVEVDQTPVELKRGDWIVLCSDGLPTVLRDEQICDVVSTTHEPDGVCEELVKLTLDGGAPDNVTVVVVNYFDDSDNGNK
- a CDS encoding 6-bladed beta-propeller — protein: MTGDFGRYKILAEIGRGGMGIVYQALDQRDNTLVAIKQLVMTNIDPAKEQEFRDRFKREAATASRLKHPNIVTVYDVSTDSGTYFYVMEYLEGHSLRKELELKGGRLTPQQYWPIFAQVVEGLSFAHSMNVVHRDVKPDNIFLLNDGRVKITDFGIARSADDFEQTNLTKTGVMMGTLAYVSPEQLQDAKNVDHRADIFSLGVVSYESLSGVVPFTGDGIAQTIVKIVSQEEKPLHILIPYINLETSAAVTKALRKRARERFRSVKEFARDFQKSLGDQAADISSIAPVSMPAPGSGGGHNTDPGGYQLPESIRQLRNQSAQTDHNTPTDFGQRTNYVGEIDTAQTIAPTSALNFKAPEISLKSRAAPAPQESRPSKPIHIFDTHGKNQAKLVEPSVVCYRSGRVIVGDTATRKVHVYSFEGRWVGDLVVTDTDTKTRGGSLTKPSGIAIDLKGRVYVVDSSDPYVRVFDSKGVFVKEFCNIQGKEGGLQGIAVDSTGLIYLSDITNACIQVFQSELGLWMRKIDCKGKTESDLQLPSGIAIDRANQLYCADYGASRIFVFNKSGSLLRSFGSKGNGPGQFNVPRSVAVDKNDKIYVLDSLNHRIQVFGPTGNLFYIFGGRGSEPGKFIGPSDISIDPENSFLYVADKGNQRIQVFELSQN